The following coding sequences are from one Biomphalaria glabrata chromosome 8, xgBioGlab47.1, whole genome shotgun sequence window:
- the LOC106056674 gene encoding 39S ribosomal protein L22, mitochondrial-like isoform X2 — protein sequence MATFTKSLSLTKVSFKCLQQVFCPQFQAYSSCRSVLQITSTHRTPACCWSMFHTSSLQVSYRNTEFEDEPLKKVGRARLVPPNWTKYNTVVYKPTPIGEPERPAEICHFRMNIKYSTKKMWYIAQMIRGFSIDEAIKQLAFHKRKGAAHVKEVLEEAQEMAVRDHNVEFKSNLWISDSFCTRGIIVKGLRRHARARYGIIQYRYTNFFVRLREGKPPKHYYPPEMTGNELMERYIQKQRERRLLYGL from the exons atGGCGACCTTCACAAAAA gTCTTTCACTTACAAAAGTTTCCTTCAAGTGTCTACAGCAAGTTTTTTGTCCACAATTTCAAGC ATATTCATCATGTCGTTCAGTATTACAGATCACTTCAACACACAGAACACCTGCATGTTGTTGGTCTATGTTTCACACAAGTTCTCTACAAGTGAGCTACAGAAACACAGAATTTGAGGATGAACCCCTAAAGAAAGTTGGCAGGGCAAGATTGGTTCCTCCCAACTGGACCAAATACAACACTGTTGTCTATAAACCAACTCCAATTGGTGAACCAGAGAGGCCTGCA GAAATATGTCACTTCAGAATGAACATCAAATACAGTACCAAAAAAATGTGGTATATTGCCCAAATG ATTAGAGGTTTCTCCATTGATGAGGCTATCAAACAATTGGCATTTCACAAACGTAAAGGAGCTGCTCATGTTAAAGAG GTGCTGGAAGAGGCCCAAGAGATGGCTGTCAGAGATCATAATGTTGAATTCAAATCTAATTTGTGGATAA gTGATTCATTTTGTACCAGAGGAATCATTGTTAAAGGCTTAAGACGGCATGCTCGAGCTCGTTATGGAATTATTCAGTACAGATACACAAATTTCTTTGTCAGACTGAGAGAAGGGAAACCACCCAAACATTACTATCCACCAGAGATGACAGGCAATGAACTGATGGAGAGatatatacaaaaacaaagagagagaagactATTATATGGTCTTTAG
- the LOC106056674 gene encoding 39S ribosomal protein L22, mitochondrial-like isoform X1 yields the protein MMMILWQMRLGLSLTKVSFKCLQQVFCPQFQAYSSCRSVLQITSTHRTPACCWSMFHTSSLQVSYRNTEFEDEPLKKVGRARLVPPNWTKYNTVVYKPTPIGEPERPAEICHFRMNIKYSTKKMWYIAQMIRGFSIDEAIKQLAFHKRKGAAHVKEVLEEAQEMAVRDHNVEFKSNLWISDSFCTRGIIVKGLRRHARARYGIIQYRYTNFFVRLREGKPPKHYYPPEMTGNELMERYIQKQRERRLLYGL from the exons ATGATGATGATACTCTGGCAGATGAGATTAG gTCTTTCACTTACAAAAGTTTCCTTCAAGTGTCTACAGCAAGTTTTTTGTCCACAATTTCAAGC ATATTCATCATGTCGTTCAGTATTACAGATCACTTCAACACACAGAACACCTGCATGTTGTTGGTCTATGTTTCACACAAGTTCTCTACAAGTGAGCTACAGAAACACAGAATTTGAGGATGAACCCCTAAAGAAAGTTGGCAGGGCAAGATTGGTTCCTCCCAACTGGACCAAATACAACACTGTTGTCTATAAACCAACTCCAATTGGTGAACCAGAGAGGCCTGCA GAAATATGTCACTTCAGAATGAACATCAAATACAGTACCAAAAAAATGTGGTATATTGCCCAAATG ATTAGAGGTTTCTCCATTGATGAGGCTATCAAACAATTGGCATTTCACAAACGTAAAGGAGCTGCTCATGTTAAAGAG GTGCTGGAAGAGGCCCAAGAGATGGCTGTCAGAGATCATAATGTTGAATTCAAATCTAATTTGTGGATAA gTGATTCATTTTGTACCAGAGGAATCATTGTTAAAGGCTTAAGACGGCATGCTCGAGCTCGTTATGGAATTATTCAGTACAGATACACAAATTTCTTTGTCAGACTGAGAGAAGGGAAACCACCCAAACATTACTATCCACCAGAGATGACAGGCAATGAACTGATGGAGAGatatatacaaaaacaaagagagagaagactATTATATGGTCTTTAG